The following coding sequences lie in one Leishmania donovani BPK282A1 complete genome, chromosome 11 genomic window:
- a CDS encoding pterin-4-alpha-carbinolamine dehydratase, putative → MRRAALLCAPKAFSAPAVTQALQSLPGWRVNGNNQNAIERDYVFADFVEAMRYMNTVAPVCEKMQHHPRWSNVYNRLHVQLTTHDAGNKVTQADVDLAKAMNAAYEAMRAH, encoded by the coding sequence atGCGTCGAGCCGCTCTTCTATGTGCGCCCAAGGCCTTCTCGGCACCAGCGGTCACCCAGGCACTTCAGTCGCTCCCGGGTTGGAGGGTGAACGGCAACAACCAAAACGCCATCGAGCGGGACTATGTCTTTGCCGACTTCGTAGAGGCGATGCGCTACATGAACACTGTCGCGCCCGTTTGTGAAAAGATGCAGCACCATCCGCGCTGGTCAAACGTCTACAACCGCCTGCACGTGCAGCTGACGACGCACGACGCCGGCAACAAGGTGACGCAGGCGGACGTGGATCTGGCAAAGGCCATGAACGCGGCGTACGAAGCGATGCGCGCGCATTGA